From Microbacterium invictum, the proteins below share one genomic window:
- a CDS encoding patatin-like phospholipase family protein produces the protein MSDDRTLGLALSGGGAYGAAHVGVLQELAARGIRPGIAVGTSSGALVAAAYAAGVPLEAIERAARAFRWSSIARMSLTPRLGLLDSGAVTDAIHRTLGDDPLIEELPRRFAAVATDLKTRRAVTLDAGPLNIALRATIAVPGLLPPVRRGNQVLMDGGMIDNVPMGAARELGASTVIVVRLHAKWENVRMMRMVASVADLVEDPSIILIQPEMEGLAQWSMGDVPHLIEEGRRAAGVALDAANSAPRTCHPDVTVHPDGPSGVPPPPRP, from the coding sequence GTGAGCGACGACAGGACACTCGGGCTCGCGCTCAGCGGCGGCGGCGCGTACGGGGCGGCACACGTGGGTGTCCTCCAAGAGCTCGCCGCGCGCGGCATCCGTCCGGGCATAGCCGTCGGCACCAGCTCGGGCGCTCTCGTGGCTGCCGCGTATGCGGCGGGTGTTCCGCTGGAGGCGATCGAACGCGCGGCCCGCGCGTTCCGGTGGAGCTCGATCGCCCGCATGTCCCTCACCCCGCGGCTGGGACTGCTCGACTCCGGTGCCGTGACCGACGCGATCCATCGGACGCTCGGCGACGATCCGCTGATCGAAGAGCTTCCCCGGCGGTTCGCGGCCGTGGCGACCGATCTGAAGACCCGCCGCGCGGTCACCCTCGACGCAGGTCCGCTCAACATCGCCCTCCGCGCGACGATCGCCGTCCCCGGTCTGCTCCCGCCCGTGCGTCGCGGCAACCAGGTGCTGATGGACGGCGGCATGATCGACAACGTGCCGATGGGCGCAGCTCGCGAACTGGGGGCGTCGACGGTCATCGTGGTGCGACTGCACGCCAAGTGGGAGAACGTCCGCATGATGCGCATGGTCGCCAGCGTCGCCGATCTCGTCGAGGACCCTTCGATCATCCTCATCCAGCCCGAGATGGAGGGCCTGGCACAGTGGTCCATGGGCGACGTCCCCCACCTGATCGAGGAGGGCCGCCGTGCGGCAGGCGTGGCTCTGGATGCCGCGAACAGCGCCCCGAGGACTTGTCATCCCGACGTCACCGTCCACCCCGACGGACCCTCTGGCGTGCCGCCCCCGCCGCGGCCATGA
- a CDS encoding DoxX family protein — translation MTKSSRKAARGATARAVARWSLATLLLAAGASHLTWGRRGYRIVVPDWATRLTRLDKDAIVVASGVVEIGLGAAVLTLPRERRRIGIGIAAFFVAVFPGNMHQWRTGRSAPLLRTDRARLIRLFLQPVLVAWALWSTPGR, via the coding sequence ATGACGAAGAGCTCGCGCAAGGCTGCCCGCGGCGCGACGGCGCGTGCCGTCGCCCGCTGGTCGCTGGCCACACTCCTCCTTGCCGCGGGCGCCTCTCATCTCACCTGGGGGCGCCGCGGGTATCGGATCGTGGTCCCGGACTGGGCGACCCGGCTCACCCGCCTCGACAAGGACGCGATCGTGGTCGCCTCCGGTGTCGTCGAGATCGGACTCGGCGCCGCCGTGCTCACACTTCCGCGCGAACGCCGACGCATCGGCATCGGCATCGCCGCATTCTTCGTGGCCGTGTTCCCGGGCAACATGCACCAGTGGCGCACCGGTCGATCCGCCCCGCTGCTGCGGACCGACCGGGCGCGACTGATCCGCCTGTTCCTGCAGCCCGTGCTGGTGGCCTGGGCGCTCTGGAGCACGCCCGGTCGCTGA
- a CDS encoding phospholipase: MRSRQPEITPARPRRRLFGRALIAVAAGLGVALTGFVSVPVAHADDRPVSALETLATAIVVTADGEDFGPVKLDAIVTDAEDALTAAQEARSSAWTTMTDVRTSGLSLGDEATDVITTDLTAAISELSDLDVTPTYMLPAQTADVLEQTRTVAADTAALREQLTVAQEKKAAEEAAAAAAAEVKRKAEEAERKAEEAAATLAAENTRAGAKAVAQDLAASEYGWGGDQFSCLERLWTRESGWDYQAYNASSGATGIPQSLPGSKMATAGADWQTSARTQIVWGLDYISRAYGTPCAAWGHSQATNWY; encoded by the coding sequence ATGCGTTCCCGCCAGCCCGAGATCACCCCCGCCCGCCCCCGGCGCCGTCTGTTCGGCCGCGCTCTCATCGCGGTCGCCGCCGGACTCGGTGTCGCCCTGACCGGCTTCGTGTCGGTGCCGGTCGCCCACGCCGACGACCGTCCGGTCAGCGCGCTGGAGACGCTCGCGACCGCGATCGTCGTGACCGCCGACGGCGAGGACTTCGGTCCCGTCAAGCTCGACGCGATCGTCACCGATGCCGAAGACGCGCTGACTGCGGCGCAGGAGGCCCGGTCGAGCGCGTGGACGACGATGACCGACGTCCGCACCTCCGGGCTGAGCCTCGGCGACGAGGCGACCGATGTCATCACGACCGACCTCACTGCGGCGATCAGCGAGCTCTCCGACCTGGACGTCACGCCCACCTACATGTTGCCGGCGCAGACAGCCGACGTCCTCGAACAGACCCGGACCGTCGCGGCCGACACCGCCGCTCTGCGCGAACAGCTGACGGTCGCACAGGAGAAGAAGGCCGCCGAAGAAGCCGCCGCGGCGGCAGCCGCCGAGGTGAAGCGCAAGGCCGAGGAGGCTGAACGCAAGGCTGAGGAGGCCGCCGCGACTCTCGCCGCCGAGAACACCCGCGCAGGCGCGAAGGCGGTCGCGCAGGACCTGGCTGCGTCGGAGTACGGTTGGGGCGGCGACCAGTTCTCGTGTCTCGAGCGGCTGTGGACCCGCGAGTCGGGCTGGGACTACCAGGCCTACAACGCCTCGAGTGGAGCCACCGGCATCCCCCAGTCTCTGCCCGGCAGCAAGATGGCCACAGCGGGTGCCGACTGGCAGACCAGCGCACGCACGCAGATCGTCTGGGGCCTGGACTACATCTCCCGCGCGTACGGCACGCCGTGCGCGGCCTGGGGACATTCGCAGGCGACGAACTGGTACTGA